The following are from one region of the Acipenser ruthenus chromosome 19, fAciRut3.2 maternal haplotype, whole genome shotgun sequence genome:
- the LOC117424246 gene encoding protein sidekick-2-like isoform X2, producing the protein MSPACRTHAAGFARLWAVFGYSAGLKSITSWILWFSLLFSTTSAQDDVPPYFKTEPVRSQLHLERNRLVLTCMAEGSWPLEFKWIHNNTEITRFSLEYRYMIPSLDRAHAGFYRCIVRNRVGALMQRRTEVQVAYMGNFEDGERSQSVSQGEGAVIPAPRIHSLPQPQVTWFRDGRKIPPSSRIAITLDNTLVILSTVAPDAGRYYVQAVNDKNGENKTSQPITLSVENVGGPADPIAPTIIIPPRNTSVASGTSEVTMECVANARPLIKLSIAWRKDGVLVTSGLSDFNRRLTILSPTVHQSGRYECEAVLRSSSVPSVSAGAYLHVLEPPQFVKEPERHITAEMEKVVDIPCQARGVPKPEILWFKDAVPISSLKIPRYRVLPGGTLQVNGLLPDDTGMFQCFARNQAGEVQTNTYLAVTSISPNITTGPADSTVIDGMSVILHCETSGAPRPAITWQKGERILASGSVQLPRFTLLESGSLLISPSHISDAGTYSCLATNSRGIDEANADLIVWARTRITSPPQDQSVIKGTKATMACGVTHDPSVTVRYVWEKEGSLIHANSIPRVRLDPNGTLHISQTWSGDIGTYTCHVTSVGGNDSRSAHLRVRQLPHAPENPVAVLSSVERRAINLTWAKPFDGNSPLIRYILEVSENNAPWAVLLASIEPESSAVTVSGLIPARSYQFRICAVNDVGKGQFSKETDRLSLPEEPPSAPPQNVIASGRTNQSIMIQWQPPAESHQNGIIRGYVIRYCLSGLPVGYQYKNITNPDVNNLLLEDLIIWTNYEIEVAAYNEAGLGVHSHTVTEWTLQGVPTVAPGNVHAEAVNSTTIRFSWTAPNPQFINGINQGYKLLAWEQRDGEALATVTVTTHPTLLAWEPGQEEEVTVVTVRPNFQDSIHVGYIKGLKKFTEYSTSVLCFTTPGDGPRSTAQVLRTHEDIPGPVGHLSFTEILDTSLKVSWREPLEKNGILTGYRISWEEFNRTNTRVTHYLPNVTLQYRVTGLTALTTYTIEVAAMTSQGQGQLSSSTISSGVPPELPGPPTNMAISNIAPRSVTLQFKPGYDGKTSISRWLVEAQIGVIGENEEWVLLHQLPNEPDARSLEVPNLNPYTFYRFRMRQVNIVGTSPSSQPSRKIQTLQAPPDIAPANVTLRTASETSLWLRWVPLSEWEYNGNPEFVGYRVQYSRAGTEGRALTHGIPDRLEREFTIEDLEEWAEYEVRVQAVNGIGAGPWSRPVRGRTRESVPSSGPTNISAFATTSSSILVRWSEVPEPDRNGLVLGYKVVYKEKDSDSALRFWTAEGNTTHSLLLSDLGKYVLYEIKVLAFTRIGDGVPSNPPILERTLDDVPGPPVGILFPEVRTTSVRLIWQSPAQPNGIILAYQITYRLNSTNSNTATVDVLNPSARQYTATGLKPELVYVFRITAQTRKGWGEAAEALVVTTEKRDRPQPTSLPTVRQEDVQARKVLLLWEPGSDGLSPVRYYTVQYRELPDSNWTVHSASVNHEASSYIVDRLKPFTSYQFRVKSTNDIGDSEFSEESEAITTLQDAPDEAPVILSVTPHTTTSVLIRWQPPSEEHVNGILLGFLIRYRELLYDGLRSFTVRTVNSPTATWTELTSPYSVRNLTESSLTQYELDNLSKHKRYEIRLSVYNAVGEGPTSAPQEVFVGEAVPTGPPQNVAIQSATATQLDVTWDPPPVEAQNGDIQGYKIFYWEFQRQNETERLRTLFLPEGGVKLKNLTGYTTYMISVGAFNAAGDGPRSPATRGRTQQAAPSASSFIHFGELTTTSVNVSWGEPVYPNGIIEGYRLIYEPCTPVDGVSKIVTVDVKGNSPRWMKIKDLADGVTYNFRIRAKTFAYGPEVEANITTGPGEGAPGPPGDPFISRYGSALTIHWASGDPGRGPISRYVIEARPSDEGLWDILIKDIPKEVTSYTFSMDILKQGVSYDFRVIGVNDYGYGSPSAPSPSISAQKVAPFYEEWWFLVVVALVGLIFILLLVFILIIRGQSKKYAKKSDSGNNSNCNALSHGEMVSLDEGRFPALELNNRKLSVKNSFCRKNGVYTRSPPRPSPGSLHYSDEDVSTKYNDLIPAESSSLTEKPSEISESQGSDSEYEVDQDRPKAHSFVNHYISDPTYYNSWRRQQKGISRVQAYSYTESDSGEPEPSALPPPLPPLPPLPPQLNSVPKGQGQGSLYRPKGSRTPTPQQQPSNPPSQNSTLYRPPSSLAPGSRAPIAGFSSFV; encoded by the exons GTATATGATCCCCTCGCTGGACCGCGCACACGCCGGTTTCTACCGATGCATCGTACGAAACCGCGTGGGCGCCCTCATGCAGAGGAGGACTGAAGTGCAGGTGGCTT ACATGGGCAACTTTGAGGATGGGGAGCGATCACAGAGCGTGTCCCAGGGGGAGGGTGCAGTCATCCCCGCCCCGCGGATACACAGCCTCCCCCAACCGCAGGTCACCTGGTTCCGGGACGGACGCAAGATACCGCCCAGCAGCCGCAT AGCAATCACGCTGGACAACACGCTGGTCATCCTGTCCACAGTGGCTCCGGACGCCGGACGCTATTACGTGCAAGCGGTCAATGACAAGAACGGAGAGAACAAGACGAGCCAGCCAATCACGCTCTCCGTTGAGA ACGTGGGCGGCCCCGCTGATCCCATCGCCCCCACCATCATCATTCCCCCCCGCAACACCAGCGTGGCCTCGGGGACCTCAGAGGTGACCATGGAGTGCGTCGCCAACGCCAG GCCCCTTATCAAGCTGAGTATCGCATGGCGGAAGGATGGAGTCCTGGTGACCAGTGGTCTGAGTGACTTTAACCGCCGGCTGACCATCCTGAGCCCAACAGTGCACCAGTCTGGACGCTACGAGTGCGAGGCTGTCCTGCGCAGCAGCAGCGTGCCCTCGGTCAGCGCCGGAGCCTACCTCCACGTTCTAG AGCCGCCCCAGTTTGTGAAGGAGCCTGAGAGACACATCACTGCTGAGATGGAGAAGGTGGTGGACATCCCCTGCCAGGCCCGAG GTGTGCCGAAACCAGAGATCCTCTGGTTCAAGGACGCGGTCCCTATCAGCTCATTGAAGATTCCTCGATACCGCGTGTTGCCGGGCGGCACTCTGCAGGTGAACGGGCTCCTGCCTGACGACACCGGAATGTTCCAGTGCTTCGCGCGTAACCAGGCCGGAGAAGTGCAGACCAACACCTACCTCGCCGTCACCA GCATCTCCCCAAACATCACGACGGGCCCTGCTGACAGCACAGTGATCGATGGCATGTCAGTGATCCTGCACTGTGAGACCTCGGGAGCACCCCGGCCAGCCATCACCTGGCAGAAAG gagAGAGGATCCTGGCCAGCGGTTCAGTCCAGCTCCCCCGCTTCACTCTGCTGGAGTCGGGCAGTCTGCTCATCAGCCCCTCCCACATCTCCGATGCTGGCACCTACAGCTGCCTAGCAACCAACTCGAGAGGCATCGACGAGGCGAACGCTGACCTCATCGTCTGGG CACGAACCCGGATCACGAGCCCCCCCCAGGACCAGAGTGTCATCAAGGGAACCAAAGCCACGATGGCGTGCGGAGTGACCCATGACCCCAGCGTCACTGTCAG GTACGTGTGGGAGAAGGAAGGTTCATTGATCCACGCCAACTCCATTCCACGCGTCCGCCTGGACCCCAATGGGACCCTGCACATCTCCCAGACCTGGTCTGGAGACATCGGCACCTACACCTGCCACGTCACCTCCGTGGGAGGCAACGACTCCCGCAGTGCACACCTCCGAGTCAG GCAGCTCCCTCACGCTCCTGAGAACCCTGTAGCAGTGCTGAGTTCGGTGGAGCGGAGAGCCATCAATCTGACCTGGGCCAAGCCCTTTGACGGGAACAGCCCCCTCATCCGCTACATCCTGGAGGTGTCTGAGAACA ACGCTCCCTGGGCAGTGCTGCTGGCCAGTATCGAACCCGAGTCCTCTGCAGTAACGGTCAGCGGCCTCATCCCGGCCCGCTCGTACCAGTTCAGGATCTGTGCGGTCAACGACGTGGGGAAGGGTCAGTTCAGCAAGGAGACTGACAG ACTGTCCCTCCCGGAGGAGCCCCCCAGCGCCCCCCCGCAGAACGTCATCGCCAGCGGACGCACCAACCAGTCCATCATGATCCAGTGGCAGCCGCCGGCCGAGAGCCACCAGAACGGCATTATCCGTGGATACGTGATACG gTACTGTCTGTCTGGGTTGCCGGTGGGCTATCAGTATAAGAACATCACCAACCCTGATGTGAACAATCTGCTGCTGGAGGATCTGATCATCTGGACCAACTATGAGATTGAGGTTGCAGCCTACAACGAGGCTGGGCTGGGGGTCCACAGCCACACTGTGACTGAGTGGACCCTGCAGGGAG TGCCCACAGTGGCCCCGGGGAATGTCCACGCCGAGGCTGTGAATTCCACCACCATCCGCTTCAGCTGGACCGCGCCCAACCCGCAGTTCATCAACGGTATCAACCAGGGCTACAAG CTGCTGGCCTGGGAGCAGAGGGATGGTGAAGCTCTGGCCACTGTGACGGTGACCACCCACCCAACG CTGTTGGCATGGGAACCGGGTCAGGAGGAGGAGGTTACCGTGGTGACAGTGAGGCCTAACTTCCAGGACAGCATCCACGTGGGGTACATCAAAGGGCTGAAGAAGTTCACCGAGTATTCCACCTCCGTGCTGTGCTTCACCACTCCGGGGGACGGGCCTCGCAGCACTGCCCAGGTCCTGCGCACGCACGAGGACA tcCCAGGTCCTGTCGGTCACCTGAGCTTCACTGAGATTCTGGACACTTCTCTGAAAGTGAGCTGGAGGGAGCCACTGGAGAAGAACGGCATCCTCACAG GGTATCGCATCTCCTGGGAGGAGTTCAACCGCACCAACACGCGCGTGACACACTACCTGCCCAACGTGACGCTGCAGTACCGCGTGACGGGCCTCACCGCCCTCACCACCTACACCATCGAGGTGGCAGCCATGACCTCCCAGGGCCAGGGGCAGCTCTCCTCCTCCACTATCTCCTCAGGGGTCCCTCCGG AGCTGCCGGGCCCCCCCACCAACATGGCAATCTCCAACATCGCCCCCCGCTCGGTCACCCTGCAGTTCAAACCGGGCTACGACGGCAAGACCTCTATCTCCAGGTGGCTGGTGGAAGCTCAG ATCGGTGTCATCGGTGAGAATGAAGAATGGGTCTTGCTGCACCAGCTTCCCAATGAGCCGGACGCCCGCTCCCTCGAGGTGCCGAACCTCAACCCGTACACCTTCTACAG GTTTCGAATGCGGCAGGTCAACATCGTGGGCACTAGCCCCTCCAGCCAGCCCTCCCGCAAGATCCAGACCCTGCAGGCTCCCCCTGACATAGCCCCCGCCAACGTGACCCTGCGCACGGCCAGCGAGACCAGCCTCTGGCTCCGATGGGTG CCCCTGTCGGAGTGGGAGTACAACGGGAACCCCGAGTTTGTTGGGTACCGGGTGCAGTACTCCCGCGCAGGGACCGAGGGCCGAGCGCTGACCCACGGGATCCCAGACCGGCTGGAGAGGGAGTTCACCATCGAGGACCTGGAGGAGTGGGCGGAGTATGAGGTGCGCGTGCAGGCAGTCAACGGCATTGGAGCGGGGCCCTGGAGCCGGCCAGTCCGGGGCCGCACGCGGGAGTCTG TTCCCTCCTCTGGCCCCACCAACAtctctgccttcgccaccaccTCCAGCAGCATCCTGGTTCGGTGGTCTGAGGTCCCGGAACCCGACAGGAATGGACTCGTTCTCGGATACAAG GTTGTGTACAAGGAGAAGGACTCTGACTCAGCTCTGCGGTTCTGGACAGCCGAGGGGAACACCACCCACAGCCTCCTGCTCAGCGACCTGGGGAAGTACGTCCTGTACGAGATCAAGGTGCTGGCGTTCACGCGGATCGGAGACGGGGTACCCAGCAACCCGCCCATACTGGAGAGGACCCTGGACGACG TGCCCGGCCCCCCAGTGGGGATTCTGTTCCCCGAGGTCCGGACCACCTCTGTGAGGCTCATCTGGCAGTCCCCTGCCCAGCCCAACGGCATCATCCTGG CCTACCAGATAACTTACCGGCTAAATTCAACcaatagcaacacagcaacagtGGATGTGCTGAACCCCAGTGCGCGGCAGTACACAGCGACCGGGCTCAAACCAGAGCTGGTGTACGTGTTCCGCATCACAGCTCAGACGCGGAAAGGCTGGGGGGAGGCGGCTGAGGCACTGGTGGTCACCACTGAGAAGAGAG ACCGGCCCCAGCCCACCAGCTTGCCCACAGTCAGACAGGAGGACGTGCAGGCCCGAAAGGTGCTGTTGTTATGGGAACCAGGCAGCGACGGCCTCTCCCCGGTCCGCTACTACACCGTCCAGTACCGAGAGCTGCCGGACAGCAACTGGACCGTCCACTCTGCCTCGGTTAACCATGAGGCCAGCTCTTACATCGTGGACAG gctgAAGCCCTTCACTTCATATCAGTTCCGGGTGAAATCGACCAATGACATCGGAGACAGCGAGTTCAGCGAGGAGAGCGAGGCAATCACCACGCTACAGGACG CCCCAGACGAAGCCCCAGTAATACTGTCTGTGACACCGCACACTACAACCTCCGTGCTGATTCGCTGGCAG CCTCCCTCGGAGGAGCACGTCAACGGGATCCTGCTGGGGTTCCTGATCCGATACCGTGAGCTGCTGTATGACGGCCTGCGCAGCTTCACCGTGAGGACGGTGAACAGCCCCACCGCGACCTGGACGGAGCTGACCT CCCCTTACAGTGTGCGGAACCTGACTGAATCCTCACTCACACAATACGAGCTGGACA ACCTGAGCAAACACAAGCGCTACGAGATCCGACTGAGCGTGTACAACGCCGTGGGGGAGGGGCCGACCAGCGCACCGCAGGAAGTCTTCGTGGGAGAGGCGG TTCCCACTGGTCCACCGCAGAATGTGGCCATCCAATCAGCGACCGCGACCCAGCTTGACGTCACCTGGGATCCGCCCCCTGTTGAGGCGCAGAATGGAGATATCCAGGGGTACAAG ATCTTCTACTGGGAGTTCCAGCGGCAGAACGAGACAGAGCGCCTGCGGACCCTCTTCCTGCCGGAGGGCGGGGTGAAGCTGAAGAACCTGACGGGGTACACCACCTACATGATCAGCGTGGGCGCCTTCAACGCGGCAGGGGACGGCCCGCGCAGCCCGGCCACACGGGGGCGCACTCAGCAAGCAG CTCCCAGTGCTTCCAGTTTCATCCACTTCGGAGAGCTCACCACCACCTCAGTCAATGTGTCCTGGGGGGAGCCTGTCTACCCCAACGGCATCATCGAGGGCTATCGGCTCATCTACGAACCCTGCACCCCCGTCGATG gAGTCAGTAAGATTGTGACGGTGGATGTCAAGGGGAACTCTCCCCGGTGGATGAAGATCAAGGACCTGGCGGACGGGGTGACCTACAACTTCCGCATCCGGGCCAAGACCTTCGCATACGGACCGGAGGTGGAGGCCAACATCACCACTGGACCAGGAGAGG GTGCCCCTGGCCCTCCCGGGGATCCCTTCATCTCTCGCTACGGCTCGGCTCTCACTATCCACTGGGCGAGCGGAGACCCCGGAAGAGGCCCCATCAGCCGCTACGTCATCGAGGCCAGACCCTCAG ATGAGGGACTGTGGGATATCCTGATCAAGGACATCCCGAAGGAAGTGACATCATACACCTTCAGCATGGATATCCTGAAGCAGGGGGTGAGCTACGACTTCAGGGTCATCGGGGTCAACGACTACGGCTATGGCTCCCCCAgcgccccctccccctccatctccg CCCAGAAGGTGGCGCCCTTCTATGAGGAGTGGTGGTTCCTGGTGGTGGTGGCTCTGGTGGGGCTCATCTTTATCCTGCTGCTCGTATTCATCCTGATCATTCGTGGGCAGAGCAAGAAGTACGCCAAGAAATCGGACTCAG GGAATAACTCGAACTGCAACGCCCTGAGTCACGGAGAGATGGTGAGTCTGGATGAGGGACGGTTCCCAGCACTGGAGCTCAACAACCGGAAGCTGTCTGTGAAGAACTCCTTCTGTCGCAAGAACGGAGTCTACACCAG GTCTCCTCCTCGGCCCAGCCCTGGCAGCCTGCACTACTCGGACGAGGACGTCAGTACCAAATACAATGATCTGATCCCAGCGGAGAGCAGCAGCTTGACAGAGAAACCCTCGGAGATCTCAGAGTCTCAG GGCAGCGACAGTGAGTATGAGGTGGATCAAGACAGACCGAAGGCGCATTCCTTCGTGAATCACTACATCAGCGACCCCACCTACTACAACTCCTGGCGCCGCCAGCAGAAGGGCATCTCCCGAGTGCAGGCCTACAGCTACACAGAGAGCGATTCTGGGGAGCCTGAGCCCTCCGCCCTTCCTCCACCCCTCCCCCCACTGCCTCCCCTCCCCCCGCAGCTCAACAGTGTCCCCAAGGGCCAGGGGCAGGGCAGTCTGTACAGACCCAAGGGCAGCCGGACTCCCACCCCCCAGCAGCAGCCCTCCAACCCCCCCAGCCAGAACAGCACCCTCTACAGGCCACCCAGCAGCCTTGCGCCTGGATCCAGGGCACCCATTGCCGGATTCTCATCCTTTGTTTGA